A stretch of Babesia bigemina genome assembly Bbig001, chromosome : III DNA encodes these proteins:
- a CDS encoding 50S ribosomal protein L3, putative, with the protein MGSRFLPAGAFAQVFRRCFAAEAVATAPKLRTFCKPYASRWVKRLDRMQQKKRFALTKDAALQIPESESYTETQVESLGIRPSFPIWSSRRCGVLAYKLGCMSLWDDWGERHMVTVCHVDRCVVLEKRTISDHGYEAVQLGLGYRNPNRQSKQNIGRFIKAGVGSKDKIAEFKCSSDCLLPVGHYMSVRHFTPGQWVFVSGWSRAKGFKGAMRRWHFGGQNASHGTECKAHSAPGSIAQGKSAHIVWRGTKMGGHHGPDPRVTNCRVFRIESHRNLIFLKGAVPGDVGSVLKIRDALGISARKNRGLHIHYPTFVPKPGHSYPVTLQEVPKERDPFLFTEDPMYDHHQQQ; encoded by the exons ATGGGTAGCAGGTTCCTTCCAGCCGGCGCTTTCGCTCAAGTGTTTCGTCGGTGTTTCGCTGCTGAGGCTGTGGCGACAGCCCCGAAGTTGCGAACCTTCTGCAAGCCATACGCAAGCAGATGGGTCAAACGGCTTGATCGTATGCAACAGAAGAAGAGGTTTGCACTCACGAAGGACGCTGCGTTGCAAATTCCGGAATCCGAGTCATACACCGAGACCCAGGTGGAGAGCCTTGGAATCAGACCTTCCTTCCCGATATGGAGCAGTAGGAG GTGCGGCGTTTTGGCGTACAAGCTCGGTTGCATGTCGCTGTGGGACGACTGGGGAGAGCGTCATATGGTAACTGTGTGCCACGTGGATCGCTGTGTGGTGCTTGAGAAGCGCACGATATCGGATCACGGCTACGAGGCTGTTCAACTGGGCTTAGGATATCGCAACCCAAACCGCCAGTCCAAGCAGAACATCGGTCGCTTCATAAAGGCCGGAGTGGGGTCGAAGGATAAGATCGCGGAATTCAAGTGCTCTAGCGATTGCTTGCTGCCAGTTGGGCACTATATGAGCGTGCGCCACTTCACCCCTGGTCAGTGGGTGTTTGTATCGGGGTGGTCACGGGCAAAGGGGTTCAAAGGTGCCATGCGCCGTTGGCATTTCGGCGGGCAGAACGCAAGTCACGGTACTGAGTGCAAGGCGCACAGCGCTCCCGGATCCATCGCACAGGGTAAGTCGGCGCATATCGTATGGCGAGGCACCAAGATGGGCGGGCATCACGGCCCTGACCCCCGAGTGACCAACTGCAGAGTGTTCCGCATCGAAAGCCATCGCAATCTGATATTTTTGAAAGGAGCGGTGCCTGGTGACGTGGGTAGCGTTCTGAAGATAAGGGACGCATTAGGGATATCTGCGCGCAAAAATCGCGGACTCCACATCCATTATCCCACCTTTGTCCCAAAGCCGGGGCACTCATATCCGGTGACGCTGCAAGAGGTGCCGAAAGAGCGTGATCCGTTCTTGTTCACAGAGGACCCCATGTACGACCACCATCAACAGCAATAG
- a CDS encoding GTPase family protein protein, putative, which produces MRQFRLLASPKVTYTGPGRKVADRIKEQFSVQNDFQVRQVRKALKRYKRTEERRLLAKRRNIVLSERNVDKSKHRNPADKRAFKIVSKYEVHENPYTHFLRPLEKRTEKNPLGKATVKPVRMGIPLDTAAGLYEGASPVAQRPSGTPQVSTLQFIGSYIHTSTLPSLYLPEICLVGRSNVGKSSFINTLMTYIKTRRKSCDMAYVSKTPGYTKCINIFKAVDVKGRDVLSITDLPGYGYVKIKNRETVRAMDSALRAYLQRRNELKLILFLIDGSIEPQESDTAIHEMLKALGIPYLMVCTKMDKVAQNQVPGQILLFRQVYDVKSPLPVAYSKFGGADLGGIWRAIFDACDDKFDPANLQISDAYQSLKDADFEKYVQSQSMVSTKDLKKLIYKNFDLLPQSVQSADIDRMSKDEMLDVLRLAAERSDAIRSKPIDLLEYKKKHSKM; this is translated from the coding sequence ATGCGCCAATTCAGGTTACTGGCGTCGCCCAAGGTAACCTACACCGGCCCCGGTCGTAAGGTTGCGGATCGCATAAAGGAGCAGTTCTCCGTTCAAAACGACTTCCAGGTTCGCCAAGTAAGAAAAGCGCTGAAGCGTTACAAGCGCACCGAGGAGCGGCGATTGTTGGCGAAGCGCCGCAACATTGTGCTCTCTGAGCGTAATGTAGACAAGTCTAAGCATCGCAACCCGGCTGACAAAAGGGCGTTCAAGATAGTGTCTAAATACGAGGTTCACGAGAACCCGTACACCCACTTTCTACGTCCACTGGAAAAGCGCACTGAGAAGAACCCTTTGGGGAAGGCCACTGTTAAACCTGTACGCATGGGTATTCCGCTGGACACTGCTGCCGGGCTTTATGAGGGTGCCTCGCCCGTTGCGCAGCGTCCTTCAGGGACTCCGCAggtatccacccttcagtTCATCGGAAGTTACATACACACTTCGACGCTGCCTTCCCTGTACTTGCCTGAAATATGCCTAGTCGGTCGAAGCAATGTGGGGAAGTCGTCTTTCATTAATACCCTGATGACGTACATCAAGACCCGCCGTAAGAGCTGCGACATGGCGTATGTCTCAAAAACACCTGGGTACACGAAATGCATCAATATTTTCAAGGCTGTTGACGTCAAGGGTCGCGACGTTTTGTCTATAACGGACCTGCCAGGTTACGGTTACGTGAAGATCAAAAACCGTGAGACCGTGCGTGCCATGGACAGCGCCCTCCGTGCCTACTTGCAACGACGTAATGAACTGAAGCTGATCCTGTTCCTCATAGACGGCAGCATCGAACCTCAGGAGTCTGACACGGCAATACACGAAATGCTGAAGGCCCTTGGAATACCCTACCTTATGGTTTGTACTAAAATGGACAAGGTGGCTCAAAACCAAGTACCAGGTCAGATTCTGTTGTTCCGACAGGTGTACGACGTCAAGAGCCCTTTGCCAGTGGCGTATTCCAAGTTCGGTGGTGCTGACCTGGGAGGTATTTGGCGCGCCATCTTTGACGCTTGTGACGACAAGTTCGATCCAGCAAACTTGCAGATATCAGACGCCTACCAGAGTCTGAAGGATGCTGATTTCGAGAAATACGTGCAGAGCCAGTCGATGGTGTCGACGAAGGATTTGAAGAAGCTTATTTACAAGAACTTCGATCTGCTGCCCCAGAGCGTGCAAAGTGCCGACATCGACCGCATGAGCAAGGACGAAATGCTAGACGTGTTGAGACTGGCTGCGGAGCGCTCCGACGCAATTCGCTCCAAGCCGATTGACTTGCTCGAGTACAAGAAAAAACATAGCAAGATGTGA